Proteins from a single region of Chitinibacter bivalviorum:
- a CDS encoding carbohydrate ABC transporter permease: MRKHQKHKITKPLSAAGVHLMLGGYTLIALFPIILILINALKSRSGIFDDPLALPNAETFFLGGFEKVIAKSHFLTYFGNSLTVTLVSLALILLFGAMAAWALAEYKFRGNRLLALYMAIGIMVPIRLGTVSILELVVKLDLINTLTALVLVYTAQGLPLAIMILSEFIAQIPKELKEAARCDGVGEFKIFFQIILPLIRPAVATVAVFTMIPVWNDLWFPLILAPSEETQTVTLGVQQFIGQYVTDWNSVLASLSLAVIPVLIMYTIFSRQLIRGLTSGAVK; the protein is encoded by the coding sequence ATGAGAAAACATCAAAAACATAAAATCACCAAACCACTTTCAGCCGCGGGCGTGCACTTGATGCTCGGCGGCTACACGCTGATTGCGTTGTTTCCGATTATTCTGATTTTGATTAACGCGCTGAAAAGCCGCTCAGGGATTTTTGACGACCCGCTGGCGCTACCGAATGCCGAAACCTTCTTTCTGGGCGGCTTCGAAAAGGTCATCGCCAAATCGCATTTTCTGACTTATTTCGGCAATAGCCTCACCGTGACACTGGTGTCACTGGCGCTGATTTTGCTGTTTGGCGCGATGGCGGCTTGGGCGTTGGCCGAGTACAAATTCCGTGGCAATCGCCTGCTGGCGCTGTATATGGCGATCGGCATTATGGTGCCGATTCGCCTCGGCACGGTGTCGATTCTGGAGCTCGTCGTTAAACTTGACCTGATCAACACGCTGACCGCGCTGGTGCTCGTTTACACCGCGCAAGGCTTGCCGCTGGCGATCATGATTTTGAGCGAATTTATTGCGCAGATTCCGAAAGAGCTCAAAGAAGCGGCGCGCTGCGATGGCGTTGGCGAATTTAAGATTTTCTTCCAAATCATCTTGCCGCTGATTCGCCCCGCAGTGGCCACCGTCGCGGTGTTTACGATGATTCCGGTTTGGAATGATCTGTGGTTCCCGCTGATCTTGGCGCCATCGGAAGAAACGCAAACCGTCACATTGGGCGTGCAGCAATTTATCGGTCAATACGTCACCGACTGGAATTCAGTTCTCGCCAGCCTAAGTCTGGCGGTGATTCCGGTGCTGATCATGTACACGATTTTCTCGCGGCAATTGATTCGAGGGCTGACTTCGGGCGCGGTGAAATAA
- a CDS encoding TonB-dependent receptor: MDSIQDWTLRPLVCAVLAAISSPVYANEVTRLEEVVVTATREETPLNQAPISIGKVNEQQIDQLRPTFIGQVLDQIPGVHMTNLGNEQHNMSIRQPMSYSAVYQYLEDGIPIRPVGIFNHNALYEINLAGNNGIEVVRGPASSLYGSNAVGGAVNFTTAAPSSNPYFSTSIQASDQGYRRVDLAASDSWGDTGLRIAGYYADRGASWQDYNEMDKVSLTARLDHWLSDSALWKTTLTYSKLNTDMPGTLNETDFNTRPGFSYQTFTYRDVEALRASTGIEGQFNRGGFTSATVYYRNNSTNQLPSYLIFNLGPDSAAGRTTENSFTSLGLSAFHRQQWGNFKLLVGGLLEESPNDQGETALLIKRDPKTGKYLSYKTGAVRRDYHVDLSNQALYADASYQFDHGLGLSAGLRYDGVKYDYTNYLKPSLITGAPSQTQTFASSSPKINLTWQASPELFMYGGYSQGFTPPDISTLYSSAVVPDLKSATFDQFEFGTRWQPNQDLNLNAAVYRLNGQDELVNYSIEPGKSFPRNAGKTLHEGVELGANWQATTAWSVRLAGQYARHSYVQYQPSPLENYAGKDIPAAPNWQGTLEIAYQPIQGARIALETAYLGPYWMDSPNTVQYEGYTLFNLRGEYQYKAWTLWAQVLNLANSHYAEIASSSYKGQGLHNGNTQDSYSVGAPRTFVFGMSYAFDGKGAAK, encoded by the coding sequence ATGGATTCAATACAAGATTGGACGTTGCGCCCGCTCGTCTGCGCGGTGCTCGCCGCAATTTCATCCCCCGTGTACGCCAACGAAGTGACTCGCCTTGAAGAGGTCGTTGTCACCGCGACACGAGAAGAGACTCCGCTTAATCAAGCGCCCATCTCTATTGGCAAGGTCAATGAGCAGCAGATTGATCAGCTCAGGCCAACCTTTATTGGCCAAGTGTTAGATCAGATTCCAGGCGTTCATATGACGAACCTGGGCAATGAACAGCACAATATGTCGATCCGACAGCCGATGTCGTATTCGGCGGTGTATCAATATTTAGAAGATGGTATCCCGATTCGTCCGGTAGGTATTTTTAATCACAATGCGCTGTATGAAATTAATTTAGCGGGTAACAATGGCATTGAAGTAGTGCGAGGGCCGGCTTCGAGCTTGTATGGCAGTAATGCCGTGGGCGGGGCGGTGAATTTCACAACGGCCGCACCGAGTTCGAATCCGTATTTCTCGACGTCAATCCAAGCGAGTGATCAAGGGTATCGACGTGTAGACCTTGCTGCATCAGATTCATGGGGTGATACGGGCTTACGTATTGCAGGCTATTACGCGGATCGCGGTGCGAGCTGGCAAGACTACAATGAAATGGACAAAGTCAGCCTGACCGCACGGCTTGACCATTGGCTTTCTGATTCAGCCTTGTGGAAAACGACGCTGACGTATTCCAAACTCAATACCGATATGCCCGGTACGCTCAATGAAACTGATTTCAATACCCGGCCCGGCTTTTCGTATCAGACCTTTACCTATCGCGATGTCGAGGCCTTGCGCGCCAGTACGGGGATAGAGGGGCAATTCAATCGCGGTGGTTTTACTAGCGCGACTGTGTATTACCGAAATAACAGCACAAACCAATTACCGAGTTATCTGATATTCAATCTCGGCCCAGATAGCGCTGCGGGGCGAACGACAGAAAACAGCTTTACCTCTTTGGGATTGAGCGCATTTCATCGCCAACAATGGGGCAATTTTAAATTGCTTGTCGGTGGTTTGCTGGAAGAGAGCCCAAATGATCAGGGTGAAACGGCGCTCTTGATCAAGCGTGACCCCAAAACGGGCAAATATCTGTCGTACAAAACGGGCGCAGTACGCCGCGATTACCATGTTGATTTGAGTAATCAGGCACTGTATGCGGATGCAAGTTACCAATTTGATCATGGTTTGGGTTTGAGCGCAGGGCTGCGTTATGACGGCGTCAAATATGACTACACCAATTACTTGAAGCCATCTTTGATTACCGGTGCGCCGTCACAAACGCAAACCTTTGCGAGTTCCTCGCCGAAAATCAATCTGACCTGGCAAGCTAGCCCTGAGTTATTTATGTATGGCGGCTATAGCCAGGGTTTTACGCCACCTGATATCAGTACGCTCTATAGCAGCGCGGTCGTACCTGATTTGAAATCGGCCACATTTGATCAGTTTGAATTCGGAACGCGCTGGCAGCCAAATCAAGATTTGAATCTGAATGCGGCGGTGTATCGGCTGAATGGTCAGGATGAATTGGTCAATTACAGCATCGAGCCGGGCAAGTCTTTCCCGCGTAACGCAGGTAAGACTTTGCATGAAGGTGTGGAATTAGGCGCAAATTGGCAGGCAACGACTGCTTGGAGTGTGCGCCTAGCCGGTCAATATGCCCGCCACTCTTATGTGCAATATCAGCCATCACCGCTGGAAAATTACGCCGGTAAAGATATTCCCGCCGCGCCCAATTGGCAGGGTACGCTGGAAATCGCTTATCAGCCGATTCAGGGGGCGAGGATTGCATTAGAAACAGCATACCTAGGGCCGTATTGGATGGATAGCCCTAATACTGTTCAATATGAGGGCTATACCCTATTTAATCTGCGAGGGGAGTATCAATACAAAGCCTGGACTTTATGGGCTCAGGTGCTCAATTTGGCGAATTCGCATTATGCCGAAATCGCTTCGTCGAGCTATAAGGGGCAAGGCTTGCACAATGGCAATACGCAAGATAGCTACAGCGTCGGCGCGCCGCGTACGTTTGTGTTCGGTATGAGCTATGCCTTTGATGGCAAAGGAGCAGCCAAATGA
- a CDS encoding response regulator, which translates to MTYTMLIVDDSRVSRLMIRTLVATQRPHWHFLEASNTQEAIDHAIRESIQLAAMDLNTSSIDGFEAARQLHALQDDTKIVLLTANVEQSVRERAQHAQLHFIGKPVTEQTVADMLAIAEG; encoded by the coding sequence ATGACCTACACCATGTTAATCGTCGATGATAGCCGCGTATCGCGCCTGATGATTCGCACCCTTGTCGCAACACAACGCCCGCACTGGCACTTTCTCGAAGCCAGCAATACCCAAGAAGCCATTGACCATGCAATCCGTGAATCGATTCAACTCGCCGCAATGGATCTCAACACCAGCAGCATCGATGGTTTTGAAGCCGCCCGTCAACTGCATGCCCTGCAAGACGACACTAAAATTGTCTTACTCACGGCCAATGTTGAGCAAAGTGTCCGCGAACGAGCACAGCATGCGCAATTGCATTTCATCGGCAAACCTGTGACCGAACAAACCGTGGCCGATATGCTTGCGATTGCCGAAGGCTAG
- a CDS encoding THUMP domain-containing class I SAM-dependent RNA methyltransferase: MLQIFEFFAPCPRGLEPILEQELLAQGAKKVKVTDGGVAFAGPWTVMYKANLYSRVASRILWKLVEKPYRTEDDIFRMARDTEWADIFAVENTIKVTVTAVRSPLRSLDFIALKVKDGVCDRFRLKCGNRPSVDTKEPDMRIHLYLSDKMATLYLDTSGEALFKRGYRVETGDAPVRENLAAGILSLSGWTPEQAFYDPMCGSGTFLIEAAMIARNIAPGIRRSFAFQQMRMFDDNFWQAVRTEAKAKELSSNNLISGSDVSSTVLIHAKANIAAAGLEGAIQLKQLNVLDAKPPAESGVWVCNPPYGARMDEKEHLATLYPQWATVLKQRFAGWNAYFLTADLDMPKHMRLKASKRTVLFNGPLECRLFEYKMIAGGNREKAAKD, encoded by the coding sequence GTGCTCCAAATATTTGAATTTTTCGCCCCATGTCCGCGTGGCTTAGAGCCGATTCTGGAACAAGAATTGTTGGCGCAGGGCGCTAAGAAGGTCAAAGTCACCGACGGTGGCGTGGCCTTCGCAGGGCCGTGGACGGTGATGTATAAGGCGAATCTGTATTCGCGCGTAGCGAGCCGTATTTTGTGGAAGCTGGTTGAAAAACCATATCGCACGGAAGACGATATTTTCCGCATGGCGCGCGATACCGAATGGGCTGATATTTTCGCAGTTGAAAATACGATTAAAGTGACGGTAACGGCGGTGCGCTCACCGTTGCGTAGTCTTGACTTCATTGCGTTGAAGGTGAAAGACGGCGTTTGCGATCGTTTTCGCTTGAAGTGCGGCAATCGCCCTAGTGTCGACACCAAAGAGCCGGATATGCGGATTCATCTGTATTTATCCGACAAAATGGCAACGCTGTATCTCGACACCTCGGGCGAGGCTCTGTTTAAGCGCGGCTATCGTGTTGAAACGGGCGATGCACCAGTGCGTGAAAATCTGGCTGCAGGGATTTTGTCGCTCAGCGGCTGGACGCCAGAGCAGGCTTTTTACGATCCAATGTGTGGTTCGGGCACTTTCTTGATTGAAGCGGCGATGATCGCGCGCAATATCGCACCAGGCATTCGCCGTTCGTTCGCGTTCCAACAAATGCGGATGTTTGACGATAATTTCTGGCAAGCAGTCCGCACTGAAGCCAAGGCAAAAGAGCTGAGTAGCAATAATCTGATTTCAGGCTCGGATGTATCAAGTACGGTATTGATTCATGCAAAAGCCAATATCGCGGCGGCAGGTTTGGAGGGCGCGATTCAATTGAAACAATTGAATGTGCTCGATGCTAAACCCCCTGCGGAGTCGGGCGTTTGGGTGTGCAATCCACCATATGGCGCTCGGATGGATGAAAAAGAACATTTGGCTACCTTATATCCACAATGGGCGACTGTATTAAAGCAACGCTTCGCAGGTTGGAATGCCTACTTCCTCACTGCTGATCTGGATATGCCCAAACATATGCGGCTAAAAGCATCGAAGCGCACGGTCCTGTTTAATGGCCCGCTCGAATGTCGTTTGTTTGAGTACAAGATGATTGCTGGTGGAAATCGAGAGAAGGCAGCTAAAGACTAA
- a CDS encoding sensor histidine kinase — MDYAPIPAAMASVLAQIEAIRHEQPTQARTLCEELIVSARELREPLAQIIATEIYGQLMDHEGRILEARDLLFEATQQAMSFHDTSHEARLLETIARSYYSCGDYRPALQYWARCVELTENANTEAKTWMLAKVGLGQIYDALGDPQSAVTLHQAAAERINEDYDAYLDAKILINLGVNLIKCLRAADAREVLTKALNICLEHHYNDYAAEALLRLAEINLNQQAAQAALAQLEQALELARVVRYRWGEANILGAMADAHAQNGEWQKALDLAHIGQDIAQENGFLHILARLYLAAARYAESVYNAPLALAELKAGYECQQKILSNAAPEQKQELEQKTGLRPSQHKLLIDLSNQPEIERGRLDDALNAITREGSLIISCSRVSFWQLDESKQKLSCLKLFDTASGEYIAAPPPLSSQNYPGFFNWLQQANPLIAHDAVHHFQAWELSEDYLKPNKIVSFMAFPIRSSGFINGVLMFDQQFAQRNWTPDDVQHGSQIGDITTRAIANNERRAFQHEIHMLNAKLQENNDDLEERVEHRTRELARRNQELQVAMEKLVQSEKLAALGSLVAGIAHELNTPLGAALTSASVLSGNSQDLQNKLEANSLKKTELLDFIQIAMSASGLIERNLHRASDLVGHFKQVAVDTASSRRREFDLAETINEVVVMLQPQLKVTQHRVEHQIPPKILLDSYPGPLEQVLSNLILNSLLHAFEHIEAGRMQLRYEAIDERMIRIIYEDNGAGMSAEVQKHVFDPFFTTKLGKGGSGLGLYIVYNLVNGVLGGDLKLESVPNQYTRFIITIPKIAPINEMTML, encoded by the coding sequence ATGGACTACGCCCCTATTCCCGCTGCAATGGCATCTGTACTCGCTCAGATCGAAGCGATTCGTCATGAGCAGCCGACCCAAGCGCGCACCCTGTGTGAAGAGCTCATTGTCAGTGCCCGTGAGCTACGCGAGCCCTTGGCCCAAATCATCGCGACCGAAATTTACGGCCAACTCATGGATCATGAGGGGCGCATTCTCGAAGCGCGCGATCTGCTGTTTGAAGCCACCCAGCAGGCGATGTCTTTTCATGATACCAGCCACGAAGCACGATTGCTCGAAACCATTGCCCGTAGCTATTACAGTTGCGGCGACTATCGCCCCGCCCTGCAATACTGGGCGCGCTGCGTCGAACTCACCGAAAACGCCAATACCGAAGCCAAAACCTGGATGCTGGCCAAAGTCGGCTTGGGGCAAATTTATGATGCCCTAGGCGATCCACAATCAGCCGTCACCCTGCACCAAGCCGCCGCTGAGCGGATTAACGAAGATTACGACGCCTATCTGGATGCCAAAATTCTGATCAATCTGGGGGTGAATTTAATCAAATGCTTGCGCGCTGCAGACGCACGCGAAGTGCTCACCAAAGCACTCAATATCTGCCTTGAGCATCATTACAATGATTACGCAGCGGAAGCGCTACTGCGGCTAGCCGAAATCAATTTAAATCAGCAAGCCGCTCAAGCTGCACTCGCCCAACTCGAACAAGCCCTAGAGTTGGCCCGCGTAGTGCGTTATCGCTGGGGCGAGGCCAATATTTTAGGGGCTATGGCTGACGCCCACGCTCAAAATGGCGAATGGCAAAAAGCGCTCGATTTGGCGCATATTGGGCAAGATATTGCGCAGGAAAATGGCTTTTTGCATATATTGGCACGCCTTTACCTTGCCGCCGCCCGCTATGCCGAATCCGTCTACAACGCGCCGCTGGCCTTGGCCGAGCTGAAAGCGGGCTATGAATGCCAACAAAAAATACTCTCTAACGCGGCGCCAGAGCAAAAACAAGAGCTTGAGCAAAAAACCGGGCTGCGCCCGAGCCAGCATAAATTACTCATTGATTTATCCAACCAGCCTGAAATAGAACGCGGCAGACTCGACGATGCGCTCAATGCGATAACCCGCGAAGGTAGCCTGATTATTAGTTGTTCACGAGTGAGTTTTTGGCAACTCGATGAAAGCAAGCAAAAGCTGAGCTGCTTAAAGCTATTTGACACTGCGAGTGGTGAATATATCGCCGCCCCACCGCCCTTGAGCAGCCAAAATTATCCGGGCTTTTTCAATTGGCTACAGCAGGCCAACCCGCTGATTGCGCATGATGCAGTTCATCATTTCCAAGCGTGGGAGCTGAGTGAAGACTATCTCAAACCCAATAAAATTGTTTCTTTTATGGCTTTTCCGATCCGCTCCAGCGGCTTTATCAATGGCGTGCTGATGTTTGATCAACAATTTGCGCAACGCAACTGGACGCCAGATGATGTGCAACATGGCAGCCAAATTGGCGATATTACGACTCGCGCCATCGCCAATAATGAGCGCAGGGCATTTCAGCATGAAATCCATATGCTCAATGCCAAGCTACAGGAAAACAATGACGATCTTGAAGAGCGCGTCGAACATCGCACTCGTGAATTAGCACGGCGTAATCAGGAATTGCAGGTCGCGATGGAAAAGCTCGTCCAATCAGAAAAACTAGCGGCCTTGGGCAGCTTGGTGGCAGGCATCGCCCACGAGCTCAACACCCCATTGGGGGCTGCATTAACGTCGGCCTCCGTGCTATCGGGCAATAGCCAAGATTTACAAAATAAACTCGAAGCCAATAGCCTGAAAAAAACCGAGTTGCTGGATTTTATTCAAATTGCGATGTCGGCCAGCGGCTTAATCGAACGCAATTTGCATCGCGCCAGCGATTTGGTGGGCCACTTTAAACAAGTCGCGGTCGATACCGCTAGCTCGCGGCGGCGTGAATTTGATTTGGCAGAGACAATCAACGAAGTCGTGGTGATGTTGCAGCCCCAATTGAAAGTAACGCAACACCGCGTTGAACACCAGATACCGCCCAAGATATTGCTCGACAGCTATCCGGGGCCACTGGAGCAAGTGCTGAGCAATCTAATCCTCAATAGTCTGCTACATGCTTTTGAGCATATTGAAGCGGGGCGCATGCAGCTGCGCTACGAGGCGATCGATGAGCGAATGATTCGGATTATTTATGAGGACAATGGGGCGGGCATGAGCGCCGAAGTGCAAAAACATGTTTTCGACCCATTTTTTACCACCAAATTAGGCAAAGGTGGCAGCGGGCTAGGCTTGTATATTGTGTATAACCTCGTCAACGGCGTATTGGGAGGCGATTTAAAACTGGAAAGCGTTCCCAATCAATACACCCGCTTTATTATTACCATCCCCAAAATTGCACCGATCAATGAAATGACTATGCTCTAG
- a CDS encoding energy transducer TonB, translating to MNSKLRWLGILALSIVLHVMAVWFGSGLSSGNATPALDLSVVLAPPTANAPVHLAANPRTQDPAKKVMPAQAKPKMPPAPKLADQKLAPNLKQATPVLAHKQVDAEPILSLAQPQPAPLNSISSKASSPSTPSSAKTQAAGDEEAVQSANFRAAYLHNPEIEMPLISRQRGEAGSGIVLVKVSAQGKPLKAQMSKSTGFAALDRAACTTILESWTFEPARRGKVGIESEVEVPVRFQYK from the coding sequence ATGAATAGCAAGTTGCGTTGGCTGGGTATTTTGGCTTTGTCGATCGTACTGCACGTGATGGCGGTATGGTTTGGCTCCGGCTTAAGCTCGGGGAATGCGACGCCTGCGCTAGATTTGTCGGTCGTGCTCGCGCCGCCCACGGCCAATGCGCCAGTTCATCTGGCGGCGAATCCGCGCACGCAAGATCCAGCCAAAAAAGTCATGCCAGCGCAGGCCAAGCCAAAAATGCCTCCCGCACCGAAACTCGCCGATCAGAAATTAGCCCCGAATCTAAAGCAGGCCACGCCTGTGCTGGCGCATAAACAAGTCGATGCCGAACCTATTTTGTCTTTAGCTCAGCCCCAGCCAGCTCCGCTCAACAGCATTTCGAGTAAAGCATCGTCGCCAAGCACACCATCTAGCGCCAAAACTCAGGCGGCGGGCGATGAAGAGGCGGTGCAGAGTGCGAATTTTCGCGCTGCGTATTTGCATAATCCTGAAATCGAGATGCCACTGATTTCACGGCAACGTGGCGAAGCGGGGAGCGGGATTGTGCTGGTGAAAGTGAGCGCGCAAGGCAAACCGCTGAAAGCCCAGATGAGCAAAAGCACTGGTTTTGCTGCGCTTGATCGTGCCGCCTGCACGACAATTCTGGAGTCATGGACCTTCGAGCCTGCCCGGCGCGGTAAAGTGGGTATCGAGAGCGAAGTTGAAGTGCCGGTCCGTTTTCAGTACAAATAA
- a CDS encoding ABC transporter ATP-binding protein translates to MATVKLNNLSKSYDGKAKVLDGINLDIKHGEFVVLVGPSGCGKSTLLRMLCGLESITGGELSIGDAVVNDLPPAERGIAMVFQSYALYPHMSVYKNMAFGLKIAGEDKAQIDVRIKNAAKILKIDHLLERLPRELSGGQRQRVAIGRAIVREPKLFLFDEPLSNLDAALRVQTRLEIAKLHRDLNATMVYVTHDQVEAMTLGDKIVVMHDGHIQQAGTPLELYQQPANLFVATFIGSPKMNLLKGRVSAIDAEGVHIVLKGGQEIRATVDSGSVQVNDDVTVGIRAEHLLEGHGGSEKFSGKVNLVEHLGEANYLYLTLADGSDIVVRGDGERDVPLGSSIEISATSQAFHVFDQNGQALRRLKPGNMKSAKHAQTSNAA, encoded by the coding sequence ATGGCAACGGTAAAACTCAATAACCTTTCCAAATCCTACGACGGCAAAGCCAAGGTTTTGGATGGCATCAATCTCGATATCAAACACGGCGAATTCGTGGTGCTGGTTGGCCCATCGGGCTGCGGCAAATCGACGCTCTTGCGCATGTTGTGCGGCTTGGAGTCGATCACCGGCGGCGAGCTGTCTATTGGCGATGCGGTCGTAAATGACTTGCCACCAGCCGAGCGCGGCATTGCGATGGTGTTCCAAAGCTATGCGCTGTACCCGCATATGAGCGTGTATAAAAACATGGCTTTTGGCCTGAAAATCGCTGGTGAAGACAAAGCGCAAATTGATGTTCGCATCAAAAACGCCGCCAAAATTCTGAAAATCGACCATCTGCTCGAACGCCTGCCGCGCGAATTGTCGGGTGGCCAGCGTCAGCGGGTGGCGATTGGCCGTGCGATTGTGCGTGAACCGAAGTTATTCCTGTTTGACGAGCCATTGTCCAATCTGGATGCCGCTTTACGCGTACAGACGCGCCTTGAAATCGCCAAACTGCACCGCGATCTGAATGCGACGATGGTCTACGTGACGCACGATCAAGTCGAAGCGATGACTTTGGGCGACAAGATCGTCGTGATGCACGACGGGCATATCCAGCAAGCAGGCACACCGCTGGAGCTTTACCAGCAGCCCGCCAATTTATTCGTCGCGACCTTTATCGGCTCGCCAAAAATGAATTTGCTCAAAGGCCGCGTCAGCGCAATCGATGCCGAAGGCGTGCATATTGTGCTCAAAGGTGGGCAGGAAATCCGCGCGACCGTCGACAGCGGCAGCGTCCAAGTGAATGACGATGTCACCGTCGGCATCCGCGCCGAGCATTTGCTCGAAGGTCACGGCGGCAGCGAAAAGTTTAGCGGCAAGGTTAATCTGGTTGAACATCTGGGCGAGGCCAACTACCTGTATCTAACCTTGGCCGATGGCAGCGATATTGTCGTGCGCGGCGATGGCGAACGCGATGTGCCGCTTGGCAGCAGCATTGAAATTAGCGCCACCAGCCAAGCCTTTCACGTCTTTGATCAGAACGGACAAGCACTGCGCCGCCTGAAACCCGGCAATATGAAAAGCGCCAAACACGCGCAAACGAGCAACGCCGCGTAA
- a CDS encoding DUF2946 family protein — translation MLRSFSFPLPKFAVWLALLAMLAQLLLPFVHVAAMDAGVSLAWCGKGKAPLQASPAGAQDGSDAKIIVKCSLCAVAGLQAIAPPPALIALPIAALLSHVLMPQWQEYFSPLSYAIPPPPRGPPLFS, via the coding sequence TTGTTACGCTCCTTTTCTTTCCCCTTGCCTAAATTTGCCGTGTGGCTAGCTTTGCTGGCGATGCTCGCACAGCTATTGCTGCCATTTGTGCATGTGGCTGCGATGGATGCGGGTGTATCACTGGCTTGGTGTGGGAAAGGCAAGGCGCCATTGCAGGCTTCCCCAGCCGGTGCGCAAGACGGTAGTGACGCCAAAATCATCGTCAAGTGTTCCTTGTGTGCAGTGGCGGGTTTACAGGCCATCGCTCCGCCACCTGCACTGATCGCTTTGCCAATTGCGGCATTGCTGAGCCATGTCTTGATGCCACAGTGGCAGGAATACTTTTCTCCGCTTTCGTATGCCATTCCACCGCCACCGCGCGGGCCGCCTTTATTTTCTTGA